The following nucleotide sequence is from Phocoena phocoena chromosome 17, mPhoPho1.1, whole genome shotgun sequence.
actactgggcatataccgcgaggaaaccataattcaaaaagagtcatgtaccaaaatgttcattgcagctctatttacaatagccaggagatggaaacaacctaagtgtccatcatcggatgaatggataaagaagatgtggcacatatatacaatggaatattactcagccattaaaagaaacgaaattgagttatttgtagtgaggtagatggacctagagtctgtcatacagagtgaagtaagtcagaaagagaaagacaaataccatatgctaacacatgtatatggaatcaagggaaaagaatgtcatgaagaacctaggggtaagataggaataaaaacacagacctactagagaatggacttgaggatatggggagggggatgggtaagttgtgacaaagcgagagagaggcatggacatatatacactaccaaaagtaaaatagatagctagtgggaagcagccacatagcacagggagatcaactcagtgctttgtgaccacctagaggggtgggatagggagggtgggagggagggagtcgcaagagggaagaggtatgggaacatatgtatatgtataactgattcactttgttataaagcagaaactaacacatcattgtaaagcaattatattccaataaagatgtaaaaaaaaaagaaatgaaagatatacATTTGATGATGTTTTGTTATTACATGTATCTCATATTctaccttgaaaatattttcttcattaagtCTTTAATTAAGTATGTGTGTTACCAGGTCTGTTTGGGGAAACTCACTTTCATTGAGTCCTTTGTaattttgaagattttatttcaAAGTTTCAGTCAAGAAAGATTATTATTCCTCCCAAGGAATGACTTACCAAGTAAGCAACAAGGGAGCTGTGCTCTGGGACTGGGAGTGGTATTTGGTCACTGGCATTTGGTCACTGGCATTGTTTAGAATTGCTGGTGCatgatgataataaaaagcaaaccGGATTTTGGTCAATTTCATTATTGTTCTTAGGTTCTCTGCAGACAATGCCCTTGCTTACTGCTCATGTCTAGGGTGGAGCACTTCCACTCCACCTCCCACCACTTTGGTGAGCTCAAGTTCTTCTTTCTGGAGTTGAAGACTGACTAAAATGGTATTAGAGAAGGAGAATTTTATGATCTAAACTGGGTGTCCACAAACTATGGCAcgcaggccaaatctggccttaTGCCTATTTTTATAAGTttagtttattacttttatttttaatgtattctctTTGAGTACTTTTGTCCTACAACcatagagttgagtagttgtatAAAGACTATAtaccctcaaagcctaaaatatttactatcaggcCCTTTACAAAAAATGTTCCCTGACCCTTGATCAAGAATCAAAGCATTACTTGCTTTGTGGACATGTAAGCAAGACAGTTATTTCACATCCATATTATAGGTCAGTAATTTAACAAGTATCTTTGTTAAATGCTTACTATTGACCAACATTATATTTAcctattaatttttctctgttttgtagcTCCTGCTATGTGGATATTTGTTAGCAATGACTGATGTAGAAACTACATATGCAGATTTTATTGCTTCAGGAAGAACGGGTAGAAGAAATGCAATACATGATATCCTGGTTTCCTCTGCAAGTGGTAACAGCAATGAATTAGCCTTGAAATTAGCAGGTCTTGATATCAACAAGACAGGTGAGTTGTTTGACATCCATCTCTATGAACATGGAATGATTTGCAGCACTTCACTAAGTAGGATTAAGTCATGAAAAAACACCTTTGAAAGTAACATAATAGAAAGTTATAAACAGTCTAAGGCAAGATAAAAGGCAGGTACTAATCTCTTAATCACTCCCACTCTGTTTTCAATGACTGCACCTTACAGGGTTTCCCATTCAAATGCAGAATCCTTAATCTGATTTTACTAATGCCATCAATAAAacacatgagttttttttttttttaatcctaatcTCTATAAAAGCTCTGAAATATCTTATGTAGAACATTTAACAAAGTTGGAGCTCCTACCTTTGACAGTTTGGCCACCTGTAACACTTAATAGCATTAGATATTTAACAAGATTCACAGATGAGTCAGACAGATCTCGATTCCAAGaaccatttcaaaataaaagggtCTCCAGGACCATTTTTCTTGAGAATGGAAGTAAAATAGCCTATTACATAAATAAGTCTTAGGTAAGAAgttctttcagttttcctttcatGATAGACTGAGTTTGAAAAATTTGTCTTAACTATTGGGCCTCTAACTCCTACCCACCAAATCTAACTTTaccaataaaaaagtaaaataagctTGATATGTCAAAGTACAAAGTGCTGAAACCCCTGATGGCTCTTCCATCCATAGCTTTTGCAAATATCAAAGCTGAATGTATTTCCCTGAAAAACACTTGTgcaaaaaataatctttaaaagtaaaaaggagtTCACAATTAAGGAACCACAGTGTTATATATGTGAAAAACACTGGTCAGTTTCTGACTCTTGGTAACAGCTTGATAATTCTTTGCTATTGGAATTTTCATGGCAAAGCCTTCCAGTTATTGGGAAACTGAgtcagagtatatatatatatatatatatatgtatatatatatatatatatatgttaatgaaaTAGCTCAGCAACATTACCTTAAAATACCTACTGACAGAACTTTATTCAATGACTACAGGTCAGCAGGTCATAGATTGGTCTTTTAAAACTCAGgttgaaaataaaactttaataatcACTTCCATGGAGTATATAGACTGatgtatattttagattttgttgTTTCTCTGTTACTACCAGGAGTTAATTTTCAAAATAGCTCTGAGAAAGGCTATAGGGAATTATTCCAATTTGGTGGCATGAAgtaagtaaatataatttttctgcaATCTTTGAGAATTTACTaatctttttcataaaatttgtgttttatatgaatactctattttaaataatctgcATTAATTTTAGCCACTCTTACTATGAGGACATTTTTATTCATAGTGtagtttaatttcttctttttttgttttcactgaAATTAAGACCCATTAACCTCAAGACCTTTCTTATACAAGAGACTATAGTCTCTTAACATAGTCTATTAGActatgttaaaatttaaataggttgacattttatattaataattttatatttgatattaatgttataattaaataatttaaaataattcaaatatcttTATGCTTCcagatgtattctttttcaaatatttctacaTGTTAATTGCAATTCTGTAGACCCTAaaagaattttctgtttctcttcaaaTCACAAAATCCAGAATAAGGCAAAGTATAAACAGCACTgactttatttattattctaaGTACAAAGAACTAAAAGTAATAACTGTACAATCAAAAgtctaaaacataaaaaataaagacaactgtACAATGGCAAATTAAATATCACTAGCTGAGAATAGCACGGGACTTCCTTTGTAATTCCTGAGTATTTCAGCTTCTATTTAAGTTTATGCTCAACAATATTGTTGTCCCATGTTTATCTTGACTTGTTAACAAGCATCTATTTAGCCACAGATCTGTGTTTGCAGCATTATTCTGAGCCCTGAGGAGTATCCCTGGATGCCTAGAAAGTCCCAAGCCCCATGGGAGTCAAGATCCTCATCTTGTATTTATGCAGTCACTTTCATCCTTAATATTCTACTGTCTTGCATCTGCCCTAATATAACTTCATTCCTTTGGTTGACAGAGCTTCTCCTATTTATCGAGTTCTCATTTCATGCTAATCTACACATCTCAGATTCAGGCCATCTGCATACCTTGGGGGCTtgttcatttctctaatagtgaagATAGTACATGAAAATTCTATATAATGCATCATATATTCTTGGAACACCTTTAGAACAGGATATGATTTTTATGTGGAAAAACtgcttttaatttccctaaagtaTGGTGCATGGTGAGGTGTCTTGTGTGTACTTGTTAAGCGTAAAGGAGAAATTACCTTCAACATTTCCATCTAAATAACAGACAGCCTACTTACCTCAATTAATTTGAATTATGGTAATAAACTCTTAGCAAAAATTAATATAACACACATTATTGCAACACACCCAAATATTTTGTCCACTAAGCCATATTGGTCGCTTAGTAACAAGCTAACACATGCAAATATTTGAATCTTTGAATCAAGAATTGCCTGCAGTTTGCACCCAGGTAAAGTGACCTAATATGGAGATAAAGCATTGTTTAATTTTAGTGTTGCTATGGCTGAGATTGTTGCTAAGGGTACAGTTATGAAAGTGGTTTTATTGGATTTGTACATATGTTCTGTAAGGGCAGGCCAGAGGCCATCATAACTATTTGACAAGGGACTAACCAGCTGACATAATGTCCTTCCACTGttgcttttaatttaaattaattaaacctaTGAGAAGTCAGCTAGGTTATCATCAAGTGTTCAGaataatgtaaaatgtaattttaaaatatttcttaatgtaAGATAGGCATCAAAAGGTAAACTTGTTCCCTACTTCTGATTTCTGCAACCTATGAAAGTACAAGTGCCATGCCATGACCTGGCCATGAGATTTCCCAGCTATTTATCAGAAGCATAGAGCATCACTAACCATTCTAAAAGTGcagttattattttgtttttgagccATGCTCTTCCAGAACCAGAATTAGCCCTTGAAACACTTAAGCTGCTTTCTTGATGGGGAATTGATTACCAAGGAAATATACTTGTCTCTATGAGAATTTCAGACTTGAGTATTTCTGAAATTTCCAATATGATATACTGAGAGTCAGTAAATATaagcaatcatttttattttgcctttatccTTTTTTATGTCTCTAACAGAAGGTGAAGAAGATGCACAACGAAATTCAACAGAACAAAGTGGGGAAGCCCAGGGAGAAGCAGCAAAATCTGAAagttaacaccccactttgatCTTCATCAACACCTGACAATGTCTCAAATCTCCAGGCCTGGCTGGAATGCATTTATTTCCAAGagtgaaaaggggaaaaagaaaatggctGTGCTGCATTGCAGGAACCTGCTTGTTATGTTAAAAATGGGGGCAGAGGCTGTGGCTGCAGACAGACTTTTCTCTACCTCTGGCATCAGCAATGGTTGAAATCATGTGGCTTGTGTTTGGATGTCATTTTTGTACGGATCCTTTCACTTGACCATATGATTAAATGCTTGTAGAGAGTAGCACCGACCTAGGTGATGATTCTTCCTGTAGCATCTGGCCCCTCACAATGTCAGAGGATTTAATTGTGTCTAATCGCAAAGGGTTGGTTGAACCCCAGAGTTTAATTATCTCTGGCCCAAGTATTCACCCAGTAAAAGAACCATCCAGAAAGCACTGTTTTTAGCATTATGTATCTGTGTGTTCCTGCTGTGTTATTTACACTgttttgtattataaaatatagatGCTCAGCACTGCCCCCTTCTTTGATTgcttatgaaaaacaaaaatgatgtaCGTTACTGTGAATTTTTATactactcatttttaaaagggcTGCCTAAAAATTCTGCTCCATCGTGTGGTGGTGTGCACAGGATAgaacccacattttttttttttttcttttgcggtacgcgggcctctcccgttgcggggcacaagctctggacgcgcatgcccagcggccatggctcacgggcccagccgctccgcagcatgtgggcttttcGCGgaagaccgggacacgaacccgtgtaccctgcacccgcaggccgactcccaaccactgcgccaccagggaaaccctgaaagCTCACATTTTTTAAACCTTAATCTTTCCCTTTAATGCACAGCTGATGAATTAAGTCTAACAGATTCATCAAGACTCCTTTGCTTATTATACAGGCGTTTGAAAATATCCATTAATGTGAAAATTACCTGAATTCAGTCTGTTTGGTGTCTACACAGACCAGAATTCAAACTGCAAATTTTGTCTTATCCCCAAGTGGAGAACTTTATCCAacgaatatttttatttccaattatgAAGATTTCTGAGAATTGGGGAGGTGGGAAAGAGAATACAAGATAATACTAAGCatgggaaatattttcttctatggaATCAAATTTATCACAGTGCTGTATGATACTATTAAAATTTGGAGGACAGCTTATCTCCACGGAGCAGCAAAAGATATAGAAAATGATCTTGCAATCATGTGGACACCAATCACAAAAGTAAAGCCCTTGTGTTgtgtttttcatgtcttttttcaGCCCTATCAAATCCAAATGTTATTATGCACTTTCTAATGTTTGTAAACTTTTACTAATAATTAGTGTGAATTCCATTCTGATACAATAATAATCATCATTAGAAGCTGACAAAATCCTCATTAATACTGTTAGTGACCTCTGCTGTGTTTTGACATCGTGGTTCTTGTATGGAAAGTTTCTATGAACTGTGTAATCTCACTGGTCAGTATTATGAAATCATTTCTCAGTGGTAATATATAAGGCACCAGTAATATGCCAATGGCTCATGAATTATGGGACACATGGCAGGCAACAGGAAGACCCTTTGCAATAAAGACCCCACTTAACGGTCCTTGAGGTCTTAGATACAATCCCATGTGAAGTGGGTTAAGCAGCATTCCAACAGATAATCTATATGGACATACCAGGAACTCAGCCCTCCTTTGTAGTTACATAAAGGATGAAAGGTAAGTCTGCCCTCATCTCCCTTTACAGTACTTTTTGAATGAGTGGAATAAGGGCATGGGTATCACATGGTCCTCAATCACATATTACTAGAAAAAATGTTAACTGTGAGTCATTGAGACAATAGGAAAGATTAAATTTTAGAGTACTTCCTTCTGCTTAACGCAGCAGGATCCAAAATGTCCAGTTAACGTTCAAACAAATCCACCTATTAATAGACTCACAAGTGGGAAAAGAGGTTCCTGGGGCTATTTTAGACAATTTCTGCTAGTCTGTTTAGCACATCCAACCCATACAATCACTTTTTAATATCCTTATTTATTATCCTCATAGCTTTCTTGTGATTCTAGGTAAAGTTCTCTTCATCCTTAAAATTGTGGAATTCCAAACTGATTTCATGTGATTTTGTAAAGTTTAGGACTAGTGCTGAGTATATGTGGAGTATTTATATTCCTGTGTGATATACTATTATTAATGCATGTGGTATCATGCCTGTCTTTGAATATATAATGGTTGCTAAATTGTGAAGTCATATGGAGCTTTTGAATTCTTTTTGACCTCTTACTGCTACTTTGTCTGCTATATTCAAATCCAGAGGTTTTCCcaagccagaaaataaaaattagcttTCCAAAATATTCACATCCTACAAACGTTGCTCAGCAAAAGTTCATAGTATCTTCCAAATTTTATCATATATCTTTTATTTGCAAGTCAGTAACATAcaaggaattgaatttttaaggagagaaggaaagagtagaaaactaagacactgatTTGATAATACACATTGAATTCCTGTTAACCAACTGACTTTATGCTATTCACTTCACAGCACATATCATCCCATTTAATCcgcaaacaattcaattaaagaGGTAGCGTTATTCCATTtcataaataaggaaattaaggctcaATAAAGTATAACTTTTACAAGCTTGAAAAGCtaataaatgatgaataaaatttGAAACTGTTTGTCTGTCTCCAGGGAGCTTTCTACTGCACGCGCCCTAAAGTTGAAGCCAGTTACAGAGGATGTTTATCTGGAAGGGAACTTTTAGAGATGGACTGAATCAGCCTCCATAttttagaggaggaaactgagtcccagagagggcAATTGTTTTTCTCAAGGTTACCTAGATGAGCAATGACACATATGTGAGTAGCacttttatctaaaaaaaatagtaataaatttaCTGTCAACTTATTTTTTCGTGTTATGCTTCCCAGAAGACATTTTTTCTGACATGGAGTCTGTAAACTTAGCATGGTTCAGACTTTTTATGTTCCATGATactcattttgtttaattaactagaaattgaaattttccatttttcaacttaTTTGCAACAAGTGTAAACTTTTCAAATTTACCTTTTATCAGTTGTAAGTATCCTATGCTGACATATTGATATCATAAATTCATAGAAATGTTTTTCCAACAGATAATAGACAGGCAGCCTCCAATTTTTAGGCCTTTCACCCCAGAGCTGTGTACTGTAAATGCCCAACACTTGAGTCTTACTCGGGCACAGTGGAAATACACCATTTTAGAAGATGACTGATAATGGCTGTTTCTCTTCAGAGAAGCATTAAGGGGTAAAGAAATGTAACTGTGGGCAATAGAGTTTCTGAGTGAAACCAGTAGTAATAGGGTGAAAATGTATAGTCATCAAGTGAAAACAGGAACGGATCTATGTTTATGATGTCTTTATAGGGCCTAAATTGTTCTTTAATTGCAAGTGGCAGTCTCTGAAGTCATTTGTGAGCTTGTATGACTTTTGTATTTAGCAATGTTGCATGCTCACATAATTGATattaaaagtaatacatttttctgaaatgtaCACAGTCTATTAagagtatttattgaatatacaCTATGTACTTGATGCTTGGGAAAGTGTTGCAGGTAATAAAGGAGAAAGCCAAAGCTCAGCCACCCTGTGGTGGACATACCCAGCATTCCAGCCTCATTTTTCCTGGCCTCTACTCCAAAACTTTTCACCTCCATTCCACCCTGGTAGCCCACTTCCTGGACTTTATCACCTACTAGAGCCATCCCACCTCTCAAATATTAAACTCCAATATCACTCCTGTCTTCTTACCTGCTCACCTGTAGGACAGTGATTTTCAGTCAGAAGAAAGATAGGTGTTTATCAGTACCCCCTGAAAGTTTTTACaatgctccctcctccccctgcacACACAGAGATATGAGCACTCTCTTCCCCTTGGAAACATTCCCTGAGAtactttcatatcttttttttttttcctcctacccTCACCTCCACAACTTGAGAACGACTTATCTAGAAGAAGTACAAGGCTTCCTGATGCACCCAACCTGTTCactgaaaaactaaaatgaatcAACAAAAAGGAGTGCTCACAGACACACAGGGTTTTACTATATTAAGGATAACATCTTAGAATAGAGGAGCAAacagtttaacttttttttatcttAGTGTGTTGCTCTCTTTTCAAAATGTTACTGTTACCACATACAGGCAGTAAAGACCAAGCAGAGACCAAGGCAGGGCTCAGGAGAAAACAAGCATCAAATAGCACTCAGCCTGGATCCAGGGAAGGACTTAAGCCAAAGAGGCAAAAAAGGATGTAGATCTTTAAGTTCTTCTTACTCAGGTCATGAGGATAAAACACTACATAGGGATTTgggacaaaatactagcaaacagtgtGACCAGTTTGCATTAGCCTCTCGTGTTTCTTCTTGTAAATGTTTTGCATGTGTCTAGTCCAGGATATAGGGATTTGGGGTCCCGGCCATCTCTCATTGTAAAGTCAAAAGTAAAAACCCACCTGACTATCACCCATTATCTTTCTAATTTGCACCACATTTACTTTCTGACCATATCAAGATGGCTATTTTCTCAGCAGCTCTCTCCTCAGTCTGGAATCCCTGTTAATCCTTCTCTTCAGTGCTTTCAATTTCCTTGCTTTCTTGTCTTTCTCACACTCCTGTCCGATCAAAATCAACCAAACCATCTCTCTTTGCTTGTACTCTGGATGACTGTAAAAAGTGTATAACAATGTTTATTCATTGTTTACAACCTCAGTTTAGACATAAGTGCTGCACAGCTACTTTTTTCATGTCCCTGGGGACAG
It contains:
- the PKIA gene encoding cAMP-dependent protein kinase inhibitor alpha, whose translation is MTDVETTYADFIASGRTGRRNAIHDILVSSASGNSNELALKLAGLDINKTEGEEDAQRNSTEQSGEAQGEAAKSES